One Kitasatospora sp. NBC_01266 genomic window carries:
- a CDS encoding DUF4255 domain-containing protein gives MIHEVDEALRLLLADSGLRERGVELVFDPPTRDWAARRNAPTVSVFLYGIREETARRQAGAAEEHDADGVLVAWHTAPRWFELAYLVTAWTNRPQDEHRLLSQALQCLTASDVLPAELLTGSLAGLGLTVGLDIAGSSEGMPSVSDVWSALGGELKPSIDLRVLAPLPGRRSPAQPPVTEGLVLRATDTSDASVTTEAAGQAGGSDPGRRLRYRDGTDPGPDGFAALRQRPLPPGRRRRGGAAR, from the coding sequence GTGATCCACGAGGTCGACGAAGCGCTGCGGCTGCTGCTCGCCGACAGCGGTCTGCGCGAGCGCGGGGTCGAGCTGGTCTTCGACCCGCCCACCCGGGACTGGGCCGCCCGGCGCAACGCCCCGACGGTCAGCGTCTTCCTCTACGGGATCCGCGAGGAGACGGCCCGCAGGCAGGCCGGCGCCGCCGAGGAGCATGACGCGGACGGCGTGCTGGTGGCCTGGCACACCGCACCCCGCTGGTTCGAACTGGCCTACCTGGTGACCGCGTGGACCAACCGGCCGCAGGACGAGCACCGGCTGCTGTCCCAGGCGCTGCAGTGCCTGACGGCATCGGATGTGCTGCCGGCGGAGCTGCTCACCGGCAGCCTCGCCGGACTCGGGCTCACCGTCGGGCTCGACATCGCCGGCAGTAGCGAGGGCATGCCCTCGGTCTCCGACGTCTGGTCCGCCCTCGGCGGGGAGTTGAAACCCTCGATCGACCTGCGGGTGCTCGCCCCGCTGCCCGGCCGGCGCAGCCCCGCGCAGCCGCCGGTCACCGAGGGGCTGGTGCTGCGTGCCACCGACACCTCCGACGCATCCGTGACAACAGAGGCGGCCGGCCAGGCCGGCGGCAGCGACCCCGGTCGCCGGTTGCGCTACCGCGACGGCACGGATCCCGGTCCGGACGGGTTCGCGGCGCTGCGGCAGCGCCCGTTGCCGCCCGGTCGCCGGCGGCGCGGCGGTGCGGCGCGATGA